A region of Mugil cephalus isolate CIBA_MC_2020 chromosome 3, CIBA_Mcephalus_1.1, whole genome shotgun sequence DNA encodes the following proteins:
- the LOC125005237 gene encoding uncharacterized protein LOC125005237 — MIDAMVLSRTPTNLCSVWQGLKRMAAVNLPISNNPVNIPGSTPASLLNDLNSFFSRFEINNSTQLEDIRSTLIPDDHNVPCISFLTTDVVMALERSKANSAPGADNISGRVLRHCADQLGTVFQELFQISNSTGTVPKHSTIIPIPKRSPPRALKDLRPVTLSSQVKKAMERLVKHHILTLTNSKLDPLQFAYQSHKSVDDAKAFIIDTIHRNLELPHSSTRLLFADFSSAFNTLQLHILAERLQRNFNLSSQLILWILDFLTNRTQ, encoded by the coding sequence ATGATAGATGCTATGGTTCTGTCCCGGACGCCTACAAACCTCTGCTCAGTTTGGCAGGGCCTGAAGAGAATGGCGGCTGTTAACCTTCCCATCAGCAACAACCCTGTTAACATCCCCGGCAGCACACCAGCATCTCTCCTCAATGACCTCAATTCCTTCTTCTCCAGATTTGAGATCAACAACTCCACCCAGCTAGAGGACATCAGATCCACCCTCATACCTGACGACCACAATGTCCCCTGCATCTCTTTCCTCACCACAGACGTAGTGATGGCCCTAGAGAGATCCAAGGCTAACAGCGCACCTGGAGCCGATAACATCAGTGGCCGGGTCCTTAGACACTGTGCGGACCAGTTAGGGACTGTCTTCCAGGAACTGTTCCAGATCTCCAACAGCACAGGAACTGTCCCCAAACACTCAACCATTATCCCCATTCCCAAGAGAAGCCCCCCCAGGGCCCTGAAAGACCTGCGCCCAGTGACTCTCTCCTCCCAGGTGAAGAAGGCTATGGAGAGGCTAGTCAAGCATCACATTCTCACTCTGACCAACTCTAAACTCGACCCGCTCCAATTTGCATATCAAAGCCACAAAAGTGTTGACGATGCCAAAGCCTTCATCATCGACACCATCCACAGAAACCTGGAGCTTCCCCACAGCTCCACCAGACTCCTGTTTGCTGACTTCTCCTCGGCCTTTAACACCCTGCAACTGCACATCCTAGCAGAGAGACTCCAGCGGAACTTCAACTTGAGCAGCCAGCTCATCCTCTGGATCCTGGACTTTCTGACCAACCGAACCCAATGA